In a single window of the Calderihabitans maritimus genome:
- the dapA gene encoding 4-hydroxy-tetrahydrodipicolinate synthase translates to MDFGRVITAMVTPFTVDGKVNLEEAQKLARYLVETGSDGIVVAGTTGESPNLKPEEKLDLFRAVKEAVGQNAAVIAGTGSYSTESSVELSKKAETCGIDGIMVVVPYYNKPCQRGLYEHFKMIAQSTNLPVMLYNVPSRTGRNMTAETVCRLAEIDNIVAVKEASGDLDQVSEIIRNTDSSFRVYSGDDSLTLPMLSLGAYGVVSVASHLVGEKIKQMIEAFVDGKVQEASRLHLELFPLFKALFVTTNPVPVKVAMRLAGFQVGSLKLPLVEPNPQELNVIREALESFGLIK, encoded by the coding sequence ATGGATTTCGGGCGTGTCATAACGGCCATGGTTACACCTTTTACGGTGGACGGGAAGGTTAATTTGGAGGAAGCGCAGAAGTTGGCGCGGTACTTGGTGGAAACGGGAAGTGATGGAATTGTAGTTGCAGGGACTACCGGAGAGTCCCCTAACCTTAAACCAGAAGAAAAACTTGACCTTTTTAGGGCAGTTAAAGAGGCCGTAGGTCAAAATGCAGCGGTTATTGCCGGTACAGGTTCCTACTCCACCGAGAGCTCAGTGGAATTAAGCAAAAAAGCGGAAACATGCGGTATAGACGGAATTATGGTAGTAGTTCCCTACTACAATAAACCGTGCCAGAGGGGACTATATGAGCATTTTAAAATGATAGCGCAGTCCACAAATCTCCCGGTTATGCTGTACAATGTACCCTCTCGGACCGGCAGAAACATGACGGCGGAAACGGTTTGCCGATTAGCGGAGATTGACAATATTGTAGCCGTAAAGGAAGCGAGCGGTGATCTCGATCAGGTAAGCGAAATAATTAGAAATACGGACTCGAGTTTCCGGGTTTACAGCGGGGACGATTCCCTTACCCTGCCTATGTTATCACTAGGAGCTTACGGAGTAGTGAGCGTGGCTTCCCATCTGGTAGGCGAAAAAATCAAACAGATGATTGAAGCATTTGTGGACGGAAAGGTCCAGGAAGCAAGTCGTCTGCACCTAGAACTGTTCCCTTTGTTTAAAGCTTTATTTGTAACTACCAATCCCGTGCCAGTTAAAGTAGCCATGCGCTTAGCCGGTTTCCAAGTGGGAAGCCTTAAGTTACCGCTAGTGGAACCCAACCCTCAGGAATTGAACGTAATCAGGGAAGCCTTGGAAAGTTTTGGGCTAATCAAGTGA
- the dapG gene encoding aspartate kinase has product MRILVQKFGGTSLATHEQRERVAEKIIKACREGYAVVVVVSAMGRMGAPYATDTLIQLGNAANPELSKRELDLLLSCGEIISGAVLAGVLQRMGFDTVCLTGWQAGIITDSQYGNARIIEVKPQQVLRYLQEKKIVIVAGFQGITKEGEITTLGRGGSDTTAVALGVALQAEVVEIYTDVDGIKTADPRIVKEAKTLENITYNEICQLAHEGARVIHPRAVEIAMQNNIPLRVKCTFNNNPGTLVANRKGVLEDTTVIHHDRIITGITQISNITQLKIETKDYEDPQIQLKIFKAMALAGISVDFINVYPEAVIFTVRDEVADKAVEILKNMNLHPEVRRGCAKVAAVGAGMTGIPGVMAKIIEALTNEGIKILQSADSYTTIWCLVAREDMERAVRALHQQFLLSD; this is encoded by the coding sequence ATGCGTATCCTGGTACAGAAATTTGGTGGCACTTCGCTGGCTACCCATGAACAGCGGGAAAGGGTGGCGGAAAAAATAATAAAGGCCTGCCGAGAAGGATACGCGGTGGTAGTTGTAGTCTCCGCCATGGGACGGATGGGAGCTCCTTACGCTACTGATACTTTAATCCAGTTGGGGAATGCGGCTAACCCTGAGCTCAGCAAGCGAGAACTTGATCTTTTATTAAGCTGCGGCGAAATTATTTCCGGGGCAGTACTGGCCGGCGTTTTACAGCGGATGGGTTTCGATACAGTTTGCTTGACGGGGTGGCAGGCAGGTATCATTACGGATAGCCAGTACGGGAATGCCCGGATAATAGAGGTTAAACCTCAACAGGTACTCCGTTACCTTCAGGAAAAAAAGATTGTGATAGTTGCTGGCTTCCAGGGCATTACCAAGGAAGGAGAAATAACAACACTGGGAAGAGGTGGAAGCGATACGACAGCCGTAGCTTTAGGGGTTGCCTTGCAGGCTGAAGTAGTAGAAATCTACACCGATGTGGATGGTATCAAAACGGCTGACCCGAGAATTGTTAAGGAAGCCAAAACTCTCGAAAATATCACCTACAATGAGATTTGTCAGCTGGCCCATGAAGGGGCCAGGGTAATTCACCCCAGGGCAGTAGAAATTGCCATGCAGAATAATATTCCGCTGCGCGTAAAATGCACTTTTAATAATAATCCGGGAACTCTAGTTGCCAACCGGAAAGGGGTTCTGGAAGATACTACAGTAATCCATCATGACCGAATAATTACCGGTATTACCCAGATATCCAATATCACTCAGCTCAAAATAGAGACTAAAGATTACGAAGACCCGCAGATTCAGCTGAAGATATTTAAGGCTATGGCTCTGGCCGGCATAAGTGTAGACTTTATCAATGTGTATCCTGAAGCAGTTATTTTTACCGTCAGAGATGAAGTGGCCGATAAGGCAGTAGAAATTTTGAAAAACATGAATCTCCATCCGGAAGTACGTCGCGGTTGTGCCAAGGTGGCGGCGGTTGGGGCAGGTATGACCGGTATCCCGGGAGTCATGGCCAAGATTATAGAGGCTTTAACGAATGAAGGGATTAAGATATTGCAATCGGCTGATTCTTACACGACTATTTGGTGTCTTGTAGCCAGAGAAGATATGGAGAGGGCAGTAAGGGCTCTCCACCAACAGTTTCTCCTAAGTGACTAG